In the Silurus meridionalis isolate SWU-2019-XX chromosome 6, ASM1480568v1, whole genome shotgun sequence genome, one interval contains:
- the oxa1l gene encoding mitochondrial inner membrane protein OXA1L — MSPFHTHRRQQWERRVVPPFVQNANLSDEFVLSCSPFASSRVHSPPPLPNMAALRGKVVPSRLTTCIFKQTISACISTLPFASTRNGYVVHRSHLRTVRGSGGSFVQALLGRHSHGRLYLISAVAVRQNSSQTTDGMAPATSSIADMSLSAPESAAEAAPFHATESDAAIVSVPVSAPLSASESVSAPHLNPVISQPVTEVAEAPVLAMDVLQEAGTELSLAELGLGAFTPVGLIQNMLEFMHVSIGLPWWGAIVAGTIIARCAVFPVIVKGQREAAKLNNVLPEMTKLTNRMNEAKQSGNKFEFSKAYSDMMLFQKNKDVNPLRGFLVPLVQAPVFISFFIALRKMAYAPVPSMQTGGVGWFTDLTAADPYYILPLAVTGTMFAILELGAESGVDNPNLKAMKTVFRIMPFIILPMTINFPTAVFTYWMTSNLFSLGQVALLRHPAVREKLNIPARITHPPSALPPNEGFVDNLKKGWKNAQLAHQLQERERRIKDHLDIAAKGPLRQTFTQNPLQQASASMSTENTSRPKQVQQKGEKKRPWEETIG, encoded by the exons ATGTcaccttttcacacacacagaaggcaGCAGTGGGAAAGAAGAGTAGTTCCTCCTTTCGTGCAAAACGCAAATCTCTCTGACGAGTTTGTCCTCTCATGCTCGCCGTTCGCGAGTTCGCGAGTTCACTCCCCCCCTCCTCTCCCCAATATGGCTGCGCTCAGGGGCAAAGTAGTGCCTAGTCGTCTCACGACTTGTATCTTTAAACAGACGATTTCAGCCTGTATTTCCACATTACCCTTTGCATCGACACGGAACGGG TATGTTGTGCACAGATCACATCTTCGCACAGTCAGAGGAAGTGGAGGGTCTTTTGTCCAGGCTCTGTTGGGACGTCACAGTCATGGACGGTTATACTTGATCAGTGCCGTGGCAGTCCGACAGAATAGCTCACAG ACCACTGATGGAATGGCACCTGCTACCAGTTCAATAGCAGATATGTCTTTATCTGCTCCAGAATCAGCTGCAGAAGCTGCTCCATTTCATGCTACAGAATCTGACGCTGCTATAGTTTCTGTTCCAGTATCTGCTCCTTTATCGGCTTCAGAATCAGTTTCTGCTCCTCATCTGAATCCAGTCATCTCTCAGCCAGTCACAGAAGTAGCCGAAGCCCCTGTTCTGGCAATGGATGTCCTGCAGGAGGCAGGAACAGAACTTAGCTTGGCAGAATTGGGACTTGGAGCCTTTACACCTGTAGGTCTGATTCAGAACATGTTGGAATTCATGCATGTCAGCATTGGCCTGCCCTGGTGGGGTGCTATTGTTGCAG GTACTATCATAGCTCGCTGTGCAGTGTTCCCGGTCATCGTAAAGGGCCAAAGAGAGGCAGCTAAGCTGAACAATGTACTGCCAGAGATGACCAAGCTCACCAATCGCATGAATGAGGCAAAACAGAGTGGCAACAAGTTTGAAT tctcGAAGGCATACTCTGACATGATGTTGTTCCAGAAGAATAAAGATGTTAACCCTCTCCGTGGGTTCCTCGTCCCTTTGGTGCAG GCACCTGTCTTTATTTCATTCTTCATTGCCTTGCGTAAAATGGCTTACGCCCCAGTGCCCAGCATGCAGACTGGTGGAGTGGGCTGGTTTACAGACTTAACTGCAGCAGATCCGTATTACATCCTTCCACTTGCTGTCACAGGGACCATGTTTGCCATCCTGGAG TTGGGAGCAGAGTCAGGTGTAGACAACCCCAACCTGAAAGCCATGAAGACGGTTTTCAGAATCATGCCATTTATCATCTTACCGATGACTATTAACTTCCCCACA GCAGTGTTTACATACTGGATGACCTCGAATCTTTTTTCGCTGGGTCAGGTAGCCCTGCTGAGGCATCCAGCAGTGAGAGAGAAGCTTAATATCCCAGCACGCATAACACACCCCCCGTCAGCCCTGCCTCCCAACGAGGGTTTTGTTGACAATCTCAAGAAAG GGTGGAAGAACGCCCAACTGGCTCATCAGCTACAGGAGAGGGAGAGGCGGATCAAGGACCACCTTGACATTGCAGCTAAAG GTCCACTGAGGCAGACCTTTACCCAGAATCCTCTGCAACAGGCATCTGCATCCATGTCAACAGAAAATACATCCAGGCCCAAGCAAGTTCAGCAAAAGGGTGAGAAGAAGAGGCCCTGGGAGGAGACGATTGGTTGA